In the Macrobrachium rosenbergii isolate ZJJX-2024 chromosome 23, ASM4041242v1, whole genome shotgun sequence genome, one interval contains:
- the LOC136851246 gene encoding myb-like protein X, whose product MDRTRRHPLLWILMIGVCTKAACTHAWGSYTCDVKEEGFRKIRDICAEVSSEARSPFSAIEDKLDRVLEFVEEIKTAEDSWLHLSKKAGTVERDLSEHDETKPEDAKEMADEEEGVDRSDAESDRSHDRANGYRWQDRRDRANRYDRRNRRERTSDDDVSETVTDKDSASDGQDNSTTTALEEKKEEYDSSMETRRRPQKTDEKGPTKGECSSIVVDDHETIGMFYMMSYQHGHCTNRNPISEPIRYCLGYCATKTFIERESGLWSQGNDCKSCQPLNYETIRIPLTCDDGFVFEKKFSNVVDCKCRRCTPVEEN is encoded by the exons ATGGACAGAACAAGGAGACATCCTCTTCTGTGGATTCTGATGATAGGAGTCTGCACGAAAGCTGCCTGCACCCATGCATGGGGAAGCTATACGTGTGACGTCAAGGAAGAAGGTTTTCGAAAAATCAGAGATATTTGCGCAGAG GTAAGTTCAGAGGCAAGATCTCCTTTTAGTGCGATTGAAGACAAGCTGGACAGAGTTTTAGAATTTGTGGAAGAAATAAAGACAGCTGAGGATTCGTGGTTGCACCTCTCCAAGAAAGCAG GTACAGTCGAGAGGGATTTATCAGAGCACGATGAGACAAAACCAGAAGACGCCAAGGAAATGGCAGatgaagaggaaggagtggaTCGGTCTGATGCCGAAAGCGACCGCTCACATGACCGAGCAAATGGCTACCGCTGGCAGGACAGGAGAGATCGCGCTAACCGCTATGACCGGAGGAACAGAAGAGAAAGAACGAGCGACGATGATGTTTCCGAGACAGTAACGGATAAAGACTCCGCCAGCGATGGCCAAGATAACTCTACGACAACGGCgctagaagaaaagaaagaagaatatgaTTCGAGTATGGAAACCCGTAGGAGGCCACAGAAGACAGATGAGAAAGGTCCTACAAAAG GAGAGTGCAGTTCTATTGTAGTGGACGACCACGAAACCATCGGCATGTTTTATATGATGTCATACCAGCACGGGCATTGTACAAACAGAAATCCTATCAGCGAGCCTATTAGATACTGCTTAGGCTACTGCGCCACCAAGACTTTCATAG AGCGGGAGTCGGGTTTGTGGAGTCAAGGGAATGACTGCAAGAGTTGCCAGCCGCTGAACTACGAGACAATCCGGATTCCCCTGACTTGTGACGACGGGTTCGTCTTCGAGAAGAAATTCAGCAATGTTGTCGACTGCAAATGTCGACGGTGCACACCTGTTGAGGAGAACTAG